One window of Brevibacterium pigmentatum genomic DNA carries:
- the hpt gene encoding hypoxanthine phosphoribosyltransferase, whose translation MDINDLGNDIEKVLVSEEQIAARLVELAAAIDEDYKDKDILLVGVLKGAVMVMADLARALHSPVTMDWMAVSSYGSGTKSSGVVRILKDLDTDLTDRHVLIVEDIIDSGLTLSWLVQNLRTRGATTVEICTMLRKPEAVKVDIDVKYVGFDVPNEFVIGYGLDYAEKYRNVPFVATLAQHVYS comes from the coding sequence GTGGACATCAACGATCTCGGCAATGACATCGAAAAAGTACTCGTCTCGGAAGAGCAGATAGCCGCACGACTCGTTGAATTGGCCGCCGCCATCGATGAAGACTACAAAGACAAGGACATCCTCCTCGTCGGCGTCCTCAAGGGGGCCGTCATGGTCATGGCCGACCTTGCCCGTGCCCTGCATTCGCCGGTGACGATGGACTGGATGGCCGTGTCCTCGTACGGATCGGGCACGAAGTCGTCCGGCGTCGTGCGGATCCTCAAGGACCTCGACACCGACCTCACCGACCGCCACGTCCTCATCGTCGAAGACATCATCGACTCCGGTCTCACTCTGTCCTGGCTGGTCCAGAACCTGCGCACCCGCGGAGCGACCACCGTCGAGATCTGCACGATGCTGCGCAAGCCCGAAGCCGTCAAGGTCGACATCGACGTCAAGTACGTCGGCTTCGATGTGCCCAACGAATTCGTCATCGGCTACGGCCTCGACTACGCGGAGAAGTACCGCAACGTGCCGTTCGTTGCGACACTGGCTCAGCACGTCTACAGCTGA